One Mycobacterium sp. SMC-4 DNA window includes the following coding sequences:
- a CDS encoding Crp/Fnr family transcriptional regulator has protein sequence MIDSGELDHFTITASLNPATRQALASAGRPVSYPCGQRLFSEGQPAERLWLIRSGQVMLDSCVPGRGAVAVQTLGPGDLLGWSWLVAPYRWQFGARTTQAVEAIEFDAATLIELAEADPEIGHAMTRMLLGVVLDRLQATRARLLDLYSSPTEHADGSRR, from the coding sequence ATGATCGACAGCGGTGAGCTCGACCATTTCACGATCACGGCGTCGTTGAACCCGGCCACCCGCCAAGCCCTGGCCAGCGCCGGCCGACCGGTGAGCTACCCGTGCGGACAGCGCCTGTTCTCCGAAGGTCAACCCGCCGAACGGCTGTGGCTGATCCGCAGCGGCCAGGTCATGCTCGACAGCTGTGTGCCCGGACGCGGCGCCGTCGCGGTGCAAACCTTGGGTCCTGGAGATCTGCTGGGCTGGTCGTGGCTGGTGGCGCCATATCGGTGGCAGTTCGGCGCCCGGACCACCCAAGCGGTCGAGGCCATCGAGTTCGATGCGGCAACCCTGATCGAGCTCGCCGAGGCCGACCCGGAGATCGGCCATGCGATGACCCGGATGTTGCTCGGCGTCGTACTCGATCGGCTCCAGGCCACCCGGGCGCGCCTGCTCGACCTGTACAGCTCCCCCACCGAGCACGCCGACGGGAGTCGCCGATGA
- a CDS encoding FAD/NAD(P)-binding protein, which yields MTLAVPTGRTAHADTMLPHRVVGRVVHTADTVTLLLEPTRQPTPPFQAGQFMMLYRHGVGEIAISISGIRADDGLLEHTIRAVGAVSRALHDTPVGELIGVRGPFGTSWQPESVTGRDLVIVAGGVGLAPLRPMVLSALRARADYRRIVLITGARSPADILFRNDQTRWATTGLELHQTVDQPTPEWPGSVGFVTEPLARVSLDPVRTTAFLCGPEPMMQFCARTLIAKTVAPEDILISLERNMQCGVERCGHCQLGPLLLCRDGPIVDYATAQPLLSVAGL from the coding sequence ATGACCCTCGCCGTGCCGACCGGCCGGACCGCCCACGCCGACACGATGCTGCCCCACCGGGTTGTCGGTCGGGTGGTCCATACCGCCGATACGGTGACGCTGCTGCTCGAACCGACCCGGCAGCCGACGCCGCCCTTCCAGGCCGGGCAGTTCATGATGCTCTATCGTCACGGCGTCGGCGAGATCGCCATCTCGATCAGCGGAATCCGCGCCGACGACGGGCTTTTGGAGCACACCATCCGGGCGGTCGGGGCGGTCAGTCGGGCTCTGCACGACACCCCCGTCGGCGAACTGATCGGCGTGCGGGGGCCATTCGGCACCAGCTGGCAACCGGAGTCGGTGACCGGGCGCGACCTGGTGATCGTCGCCGGCGGTGTCGGCCTGGCGCCACTGCGGCCAATGGTGCTCAGCGCGCTGAGGGCGCGCGCGGACTACCGGCGCATCGTGCTGATCACCGGGGCCCGGAGCCCGGCCGACATACTGTTCCGGAACGATCAAACCCGTTGGGCTACAACAGGGCTTGAACTACACCAGACTGTCGACCAACCCACGCCCGAGTGGCCGGGCTCGGTCGGATTCGTCACCGAGCCGCTGGCCCGCGTGAGCCTGGATCCCGTCCGCACCACGGCGTTTCTGTGTGGGCCCGAACCGATGATGCAGTTCTGCGCCCGAACCCTGATAGCCAAAACCGTTGCACCAGAGGACATTCTTATTTCACTGGAACGCAATATGCAATGCGGTGTCGAGCGCTGCGGCCACTGTCAGCTCGGCCCACTGCTGCTGTGCCGAGACGGCCCCATCGTCGACTACGCCACGGCGCAGCCGCTGCTGTCGGTTGCGGGGTTGTGA